In a single window of the Manis javanica isolate MJ-LG chromosome 16, MJ_LKY, whole genome shotgun sequence genome:
- the IER3 gene encoding radiation-inducible immediate-early gene IEX-1: MCHSRSNLPTMTVLRAPTPAPPTSPGPRRGSGPEIFTFDPLPELAAVPTARASISRVHRKRSRRVLYPPMVRRQLPVEDSSPAKRLLFLLLTIIFCQILMAEERMSAPLAPEDAPSAAAPEPTTETPVFEPLNVTLEPSDYALDFSTFLQQHPAAF; this comes from the exons ATGTGTCACTCTCGCAGCAACCTCCCCACCATGACCGTCCTGCGGGCCCCGACCCCGGCCCCCCCCACCAGCCCGGGACCCCGGCGGGGCTCCGGTCCCGAGATCTTCACCTTCGACCCTCTCCCGGAGCTCGCGGCAGTTCCTACAGCGCGCGCCAGCATCTCCCGCGTGCACCGAAAGCGCAGCCGTAGGGTCCTCTACCCACCGATG GTCCGGCGCCAGCTGCCAGTCGAGGATTCTAGCCCTGCCAAAaggcttctctttctcctgctcacCATCATCTTTTGCCAAATCCTGATGGCTGAAGAGCGTATGTCGGCACCTCTGGCCCCGGAGGACGCCCCCAGCGCCGCGGCCCCCGAGCCCACCACTGAGACCCCGGTCTTCGAGCCGCTGAATGTGACCTTGGAACCCTCGGACTACGCTCTGGACTTCAGTACCTTCCTCCAACAACACCCGGCCGCCTTCTAA
- the FLOT1 gene encoding flotillin-1 isoform X3: protein MSADWAGLTETGKDSYLGLHRAPSTSAKAFSLSPPAPTSTMFFTCGPNEAMVVSGFCRSPPVMVAGGRVFVLPCIQQIQRISLNTLTLNVKSEKVYTRHGVPISVTGIAQVKIQGQNKEMLAAACQMFLGKTEAEIAHIALETLEGHQRAIMAHMTVEEIYKDRQKFSEQVFKVASSDLVNMGISVVSYTLKDIHDDQDYLHSLGKARTAQVQKDARIGEAEAKRDAGIREAKAKQEKVSAQYLSEIEMAKAQRDYELKKAAYDIEVNTRRAQADLAYQLQVAKTKQQIEEQRVQVQVVERAQQVAVQEQEIARREKELEARVVKPAEAERYKLERLAEAEKSQLIMQAEAEAESVRMRGEAQAFAIAARARAEAEQMVKKAEAFQLYQEAAQLDMLLEKLPQVAEEISGPLTSANKITLVSSGSGAVGAAKVTGEVLDILSCLPENVERLTGISISQVNHKPLRTA from the exons ATGTCTGCAGACTGGGCGGGACTGACGGAAACTGGAAAGGATTCTTACCTTGGGCTCCACAGGGCTCCTTCCACATCCGCAAaggctttctccctctctcctccagctCCTACCTCAACCATGTTTTTCACCTGTGGCCCAAATGAGGCCATGGTAGTCTCTG GTTTCTGCCGGAGTCCCCCTGTCATGGTGGCTGGAGGGCGTGTCTTTGTACTGCCCTGCATCCAGCAAATCCAGAG GATCTCTCTCAACACACTGACCCTCAATGTCAAGAGTGAAAAGGTTTACACTCGCCATGGGGTCCCCATCTCAGTCACTGGCATTGCCCAG GTGAAAATCCAGGGGCAGAACaaggagatgttggcagccgcctGCCAGATGTTCCTGGGGAAGACAGAGGCTGAGATCGCCCACATTGCACTAGAGACATTGGAGGGCCACCAGAGGGCTATTATGGCCCACATGACTGTGGAG GAAATCTATAAGGACAGGCAGAAATTCTCAGAGCAAGTTTTCAAAGTGGCCTCCTCAGACCTGGTCAACATGGGCATCAGTGTGGTTAGTTACACCCTGAAGGACATTCACGACGATCAG GACTATTTGCACTCCTTAGGGAAGGCTCGAACAGCTCAAGTCCAAAAAGATGCTCGGATTGGGGAAGCGGAGGCCAAGAGAGACGCTGGGATCCGG GAGGCCAAAGCCAAGCAGGAAAAGGTGTCTGCTCAGTACCTGAGTGAGATTGAGATGGCCAAGGCGCAGAGGGACTATGAGCTGAAGAAGGCTGCATATGACATCGAGGTCAACACCCGCCGAGCACAGGCTGACCTGGCCTATCAGCTTCAG GTGGCCAAGACTAAGCAGCAGATAGAGGAGCAGCGTGTGCAGGTACAGGTGGTGGAGCGTGCCCAGCAGGTGGCAGTGCAGGAGCAGGAGATCGCCCGCCGTGAGAAGGAGCTGGAGGCCAGAGTTGTGAAGCCTGCAGAAGCAGAGCGCTACAAGCTGGAGCGCTTGGCGGAGGCAGAAAA GTCCCAGCTGATTATGCAGGCAGAGGCAGAAGCTGAATCCGTGCGG ATGCGTGGAGAAGCTCAGGCCTTTGCCATAGCGGCCCGGGCCCGGGCTGAGGCTGAGCAGATGGTCAAGAAGGCGGAGGCATTCCAGCTGTACCAGGAGGCTGCTCAGTTGGACATGCTGCTGGAGAAGCTGCCCCAG GTGGCAGAGGAGATCAGTGGTCCCTTGACCTCGGCCAATAAGATCACACTGGTATCCAGTGGAAGTGGGGCTGTGGGGGCAGCCAAAGTGACTGGAGAAGTACTGGACATCCTGAGCTGCCTGCCAGAGAATGTGGAGAGACTCACTGGCATCAGCATCTCCCAG GTGAACCACAAGCCTTTGCGAACAGCCTGA
- the FLOT1 gene encoding flotillin-1 isoform X1, which translates to MFFTCGPNEAMVVSGFCRSPPVMVAGGRVFVLPCIQQIQRISLNTLTLNVKSEKVYTRHGVPISVTGIAQVKIQGQNKEMLAAACQMFLGKTEAEIAHIALETLEGHQRAIMAHMTVEEIYKDRQKFSEQVFKVASSDLVNMGISVVSYTLKDIHDDQDYLHSLGKARTAQVQKDARIGEAEAKRDAGIREAKAKQEKVSAQYLSEIEMAKAQRDYELKKAAYDIEVNTRRAQADLAYQLQVAKTKQQIEEQRVQVQVVERAQQVAVQEQEIARREKELEARVVKPAEAERYKLERLAEAEKSQLIMQAEAEAESVRMRGEAQAFAIAARARAEAEQMVKKAEAFQLYQEAAQLDMLLEKLPQVAEEISGPLTSANKITLVSSGSGAVGAAKVTGEVLDILSCLPENVERLTGISISQVNHKPLRTA; encoded by the exons ATGTTTTTCACCTGTGGCCCAAATGAGGCCATGGTAGTCTCTG GTTTCTGCCGGAGTCCCCCTGTCATGGTGGCTGGAGGGCGTGTCTTTGTACTGCCCTGCATCCAGCAAATCCAGAG GATCTCTCTCAACACACTGACCCTCAATGTCAAGAGTGAAAAGGTTTACACTCGCCATGGGGTCCCCATCTCAGTCACTGGCATTGCCCAG GTGAAAATCCAGGGGCAGAACaaggagatgttggcagccgcctGCCAGATGTTCCTGGGGAAGACAGAGGCTGAGATCGCCCACATTGCACTAGAGACATTGGAGGGCCACCAGAGGGCTATTATGGCCCACATGACTGTGGAG GAAATCTATAAGGACAGGCAGAAATTCTCAGAGCAAGTTTTCAAAGTGGCCTCCTCAGACCTGGTCAACATGGGCATCAGTGTGGTTAGTTACACCCTGAAGGACATTCACGACGATCAG GACTATTTGCACTCCTTAGGGAAGGCTCGAACAGCTCAAGTCCAAAAAGATGCTCGGATTGGGGAAGCGGAGGCCAAGAGAGACGCTGGGATCCGG GAGGCCAAAGCCAAGCAGGAAAAGGTGTCTGCTCAGTACCTGAGTGAGATTGAGATGGCCAAGGCGCAGAGGGACTATGAGCTGAAGAAGGCTGCATATGACATCGAGGTCAACACCCGCCGAGCACAGGCTGACCTGGCCTATCAGCTTCAG GTGGCCAAGACTAAGCAGCAGATAGAGGAGCAGCGTGTGCAGGTACAGGTGGTGGAGCGTGCCCAGCAGGTGGCAGTGCAGGAGCAGGAGATCGCCCGCCGTGAGAAGGAGCTGGAGGCCAGAGTTGTGAAGCCTGCAGAAGCAGAGCGCTACAAGCTGGAGCGCTTGGCGGAGGCAGAAAA GTCCCAGCTGATTATGCAGGCAGAGGCAGAAGCTGAATCCGTGCGG ATGCGTGGAGAAGCTCAGGCCTTTGCCATAGCGGCCCGGGCCCGGGCTGAGGCTGAGCAGATGGTCAAGAAGGCGGAGGCATTCCAGCTGTACCAGGAGGCTGCTCAGTTGGACATGCTGCTGGAGAAGCTGCCCCAG GTGGCAGAGGAGATCAGTGGTCCCTTGACCTCGGCCAATAAGATCACACTGGTATCCAGTGGAAGTGGGGCTGTGGGGGCAGCCAAAGTGACTGGAGAAGTACTGGACATCCTGAGCTGCCTGCCAGAGAATGTGGAGAGACTCACTGGCATCAGCATCTCCCAG GTGAACCACAAGCCTTTGCGAACAGCCTGA
- the FLOT1 gene encoding flotillin-1 isoform X2: MFFTCGPNEAMVVSGFCRSPPVMVAGGRVFVLPCIQQIQRISLNTLTLNVKSEKVYTRHGVPISVTGIAQEIYKDRQKFSEQVFKVASSDLVNMGISVVSYTLKDIHDDQDYLHSLGKARTAQVQKDARIGEAEAKRDAGIREAKAKQEKVSAQYLSEIEMAKAQRDYELKKAAYDIEVNTRRAQADLAYQLQVAKTKQQIEEQRVQVQVVERAQQVAVQEQEIARREKELEARVVKPAEAERYKLERLAEAEKSQLIMQAEAEAESVRMRGEAQAFAIAARARAEAEQMVKKAEAFQLYQEAAQLDMLLEKLPQVAEEISGPLTSANKITLVSSGSGAVGAAKVTGEVLDILSCLPENVERLTGISISQVNHKPLRTA; this comes from the exons ATGTTTTTCACCTGTGGCCCAAATGAGGCCATGGTAGTCTCTG GTTTCTGCCGGAGTCCCCCTGTCATGGTGGCTGGAGGGCGTGTCTTTGTACTGCCCTGCATCCAGCAAATCCAGAG GATCTCTCTCAACACACTGACCCTCAATGTCAAGAGTGAAAAGGTTTACACTCGCCATGGGGTCCCCATCTCAGTCACTGGCATTGCCCAG GAAATCTATAAGGACAGGCAGAAATTCTCAGAGCAAGTTTTCAAAGTGGCCTCCTCAGACCTGGTCAACATGGGCATCAGTGTGGTTAGTTACACCCTGAAGGACATTCACGACGATCAG GACTATTTGCACTCCTTAGGGAAGGCTCGAACAGCTCAAGTCCAAAAAGATGCTCGGATTGGGGAAGCGGAGGCCAAGAGAGACGCTGGGATCCGG GAGGCCAAAGCCAAGCAGGAAAAGGTGTCTGCTCAGTACCTGAGTGAGATTGAGATGGCCAAGGCGCAGAGGGACTATGAGCTGAAGAAGGCTGCATATGACATCGAGGTCAACACCCGCCGAGCACAGGCTGACCTGGCCTATCAGCTTCAG GTGGCCAAGACTAAGCAGCAGATAGAGGAGCAGCGTGTGCAGGTACAGGTGGTGGAGCGTGCCCAGCAGGTGGCAGTGCAGGAGCAGGAGATCGCCCGCCGTGAGAAGGAGCTGGAGGCCAGAGTTGTGAAGCCTGCAGAAGCAGAGCGCTACAAGCTGGAGCGCTTGGCGGAGGCAGAAAA GTCCCAGCTGATTATGCAGGCAGAGGCAGAAGCTGAATCCGTGCGG ATGCGTGGAGAAGCTCAGGCCTTTGCCATAGCGGCCCGGGCCCGGGCTGAGGCTGAGCAGATGGTCAAGAAGGCGGAGGCATTCCAGCTGTACCAGGAGGCTGCTCAGTTGGACATGCTGCTGGAGAAGCTGCCCCAG GTGGCAGAGGAGATCAGTGGTCCCTTGACCTCGGCCAATAAGATCACACTGGTATCCAGTGGAAGTGGGGCTGTGGGGGCAGCCAAAGTGACTGGAGAAGTACTGGACATCCTGAGCTGCCTGCCAGAGAATGTGGAGAGACTCACTGGCATCAGCATCTCCCAG GTGAACCACAAGCCTTTGCGAACAGCCTGA
- the FLOT1 gene encoding flotillin-1 isoform X4 — MLAAACQMFLGKTEAEIAHIALETLEGHQRAIMAHMTVEEIYKDRQKFSEQVFKVASSDLVNMGISVVSYTLKDIHDDQDYLHSLGKARTAQVQKDARIGEAEAKRDAGIREAKAKQEKVSAQYLSEIEMAKAQRDYELKKAAYDIEVNTRRAQADLAYQLQVAKTKQQIEEQRVQVQVVERAQQVAVQEQEIARREKELEARVVKPAEAERYKLERLAEAEKSQLIMQAEAEAESVRMRGEAQAFAIAARARAEAEQMVKKAEAFQLYQEAAQLDMLLEKLPQVAEEISGPLTSANKITLVSSGSGAVGAAKVTGEVLDILSCLPENVERLTGISISQVNHKPLRTA; from the exons atgttggcagccgcctGCCAGATGTTCCTGGGGAAGACAGAGGCTGAGATCGCCCACATTGCACTAGAGACATTGGAGGGCCACCAGAGGGCTATTATGGCCCACATGACTGTGGAG GAAATCTATAAGGACAGGCAGAAATTCTCAGAGCAAGTTTTCAAAGTGGCCTCCTCAGACCTGGTCAACATGGGCATCAGTGTGGTTAGTTACACCCTGAAGGACATTCACGACGATCAG GACTATTTGCACTCCTTAGGGAAGGCTCGAACAGCTCAAGTCCAAAAAGATGCTCGGATTGGGGAAGCGGAGGCCAAGAGAGACGCTGGGATCCGG GAGGCCAAAGCCAAGCAGGAAAAGGTGTCTGCTCAGTACCTGAGTGAGATTGAGATGGCCAAGGCGCAGAGGGACTATGAGCTGAAGAAGGCTGCATATGACATCGAGGTCAACACCCGCCGAGCACAGGCTGACCTGGCCTATCAGCTTCAG GTGGCCAAGACTAAGCAGCAGATAGAGGAGCAGCGTGTGCAGGTACAGGTGGTGGAGCGTGCCCAGCAGGTGGCAGTGCAGGAGCAGGAGATCGCCCGCCGTGAGAAGGAGCTGGAGGCCAGAGTTGTGAAGCCTGCAGAAGCAGAGCGCTACAAGCTGGAGCGCTTGGCGGAGGCAGAAAA GTCCCAGCTGATTATGCAGGCAGAGGCAGAAGCTGAATCCGTGCGG ATGCGTGGAGAAGCTCAGGCCTTTGCCATAGCGGCCCGGGCCCGGGCTGAGGCTGAGCAGATGGTCAAGAAGGCGGAGGCATTCCAGCTGTACCAGGAGGCTGCTCAGTTGGACATGCTGCTGGAGAAGCTGCCCCAG GTGGCAGAGGAGATCAGTGGTCCCTTGACCTCGGCCAATAAGATCACACTGGTATCCAGTGGAAGTGGGGCTGTGGGGGCAGCCAAAGTGACTGGAGAAGTACTGGACATCCTGAGCTGCCTGCCAGAGAATGTGGAGAGACTCACTGGCATCAGCATCTCCCAG GTGAACCACAAGCCTTTGCGAACAGCCTGA
- the TUBB gene encoding tubulin beta chain, translating to MREIVHIQAGQCGNQIGAKFWEVISDEHGIDPTGTYHGDSDLQLDRISVYYNEATGGKYVPRAILVDLEPGTMDSVRSGPFGQIFRPDNFVFGQSGAGNNWAKGHYTEGAELVDSVLDVVRKEAESCDCLQGFQLTHSLGGGTGSGMGTLLISKIREEYPDRIMNTFSVVPSPKVSDTVVEPYNATLSVHQLVENTDETYCIDNEALYDICFRTLKLTTPTYGDLNHLVSATMSGVTTCLRFPGQLNADLRKLAVNMVPFPRLHFFMPGFAPLTSRGSQQYRALTVPELTQQVFDAKNMMAACDPRHGRYLTVAAVFRGRMSMKEVDEQMLNVQNKNSSYFVEWIPNNVKTAVCDIPPRGLKMAVTFIGNSTAIQELFKRISEQFTAMFRRKAFLHWYTGEGMDEMEFTEAESNMNDLVSEYQQYQDATAEEEEDFGEEAEEEA from the exons ATGAGGGAAATCGTGCACATCCAGGCCGGTCAGTGTGGCAACCAGATCGGTGCCAAG TTCTGGGAGGTGATCAGTGATGAACACGGCATCGACCCCACCGGCACCTACCACGGGGACAGCGACCTACAGCTGGACCGCATCTCCGTATACTACAATGAAGCCACAG GTGGCAAATATGTTCCTCGTGCTATCTTGGTGGATCTGGAACCCGGGACCATGGATTCAGTCCGTTCAGGTCCTTTTGGTCAGATCTTCAGACCAGACAATTTTGTTTTTG GTCAGTCTGGGGCAGGCAACAACTGGGCCAAGGGCCACTATACTGAAGGGGCTGAGCTGGTTGACTCAGTCTTGGATGTCGTGCGGAAGGAGGCAGAGAGCTGTGACTGCCTGCAGGGCTTCCAGCTGACCCACTCACTTGGCGGAGGCACAGGCTCTGGAATGGGCACCCTGCTCATCAGCAAGATCCGTGAAGAGTACCCCGACCGCATCATGAACACCTTCAGTGTGGTGCCCTCACCCAAAGTGTCTGACACCGTGGTTGAGCCCTACAATGCCACCCTCTCTGTCCATCAGTTGGTAGAGAACACTGATGAGACCTACTGCATTGACAACGAGGCCCTCTATGACATCTGCTTCCGCACCCTGAAGCTGACCACACCAACCTACGGGGACCTGAACCACCTCGTCTCAGCCACCATGAGCGGTGTCACCACTTGCCTCCGCTTCCCTGGGCAGCTCAATGCTGACCTGCGCAAGCTTGCAGTGAACATGGTGCCCTTCCCACGTCTCCACTTTTTCATGCCTGGCTTTGCCCCTCTAACCAGTCGTGGAAGCCAGCAGTATCGGGCCCTCACTGTGCCTGAGCTCACCCAGCAGGTCTTCGATGCCAAGAACATGATggctgcctgtgacccccgccatGGCCGGTACCTCACTGTAGCTGCTGTCTTCCGCGGGCGGATGTCCATGAAGGAGGTTGATGAGCAGATGCTCAATGTACAAAACAAGAATAGCAGCTACTTCGTGGAATGGATCCCCAACAACGTCAAGACGGCCGTCTGTGACATCCCACCCCGTGGCCTCAAGATGGCAGTCACCTTCATTGGCAATAGCACAGCCATCCAGGAGCTCTTCAAGCGCATCTCAGAGCAGTTCACTGCCATGTTCCGCCGGAAGGCCTTCCTCCACTGGTACACAGGTGAGGGCATGGACGAGATGGAATTCACTGAAGCTGAGAGCAACATGAATGACCTCGTCTCTGAGTACCAGCAGTACCAGGATGCCACCGCAGAAGAGGAAGAGGATTTTGGTGAGGAGGCTGAAGAGGAGGCCTAA